The following coding sequences are from one uncultured Desulfobacter sp. window:
- a CDS encoding HD domain-containing phosphohydrolase, producing MMETETSSGERIRVLVVDDEKSILKLAQRLVLQEGYDCLVASNGLEAIAVMDETVVDVVITDIAMPKMGGIELTKQIKENYSADVIMMTGYFKDLSYENAVTQGATDFIQKPFSTKEFQIRLKRVIKERKTNQELKESLTRMNDIVDGVINSLSSTVDARDPYTAGHQKRVAQLAVSIANAMALSQTEIASIRMGGILHDLGKIAIPAEILSKPSTLSDIEFSLIKTHPQVGYDILKNINFPTPVAKIVHQHHERLNGSGYPLGLSGEDILLEARILTVADVVEAMSSHRPYRPGLGIDKALAEIQKNKGKFYDPDVVDACLTAMSQNFKFNG from the coding sequence ATGATGGAAACCGAAACTTCATCAGGAGAAAGAATACGTGTCCTGGTGGTGGATGATGAAAAAAGTATCCTGAAATTGGCACAACGTCTGGTCCTGCAGGAAGGGTATGACTGCCTTGTGGCCTCAAACGGCCTTGAAGCCATCGCAGTGATGGACGAAACCGTGGTGGATGTAGTGATCACGGATATCGCCATGCCCAAGATGGGCGGCATTGAACTGACAAAACAGATAAAGGAGAACTACTCGGCGGATGTCATCATGATGACCGGGTACTTTAAAGACCTATCCTACGAAAATGCCGTCACACAGGGGGCCACGGATTTTATTCAAAAACCGTTCAGCACCAAGGAATTTCAAATCCGGCTGAAACGGGTGATCAAGGAGCGTAAAACCAATCAGGAACTCAAAGAGAGCCTGACGCGGATGAATGATATTGTAGACGGGGTGATCAACAGTTTATCGTCAACAGTGGATGCAAGGGACCCCTATACGGCGGGCCATCAGAAACGGGTGGCACAGCTTGCCGTTTCCATCGCCAATGCCATGGCACTGTCCCAGACAGAAATCGCCAGTATCCGCATGGGCGGGATTCTGCATGATTTAGGAAAAATTGCCATCCCGGCCGAAATCCTTTCCAAACCCAGCACGCTGTCGGACATTGAATTCAGCTTGATAAAAACCCATCCCCAGGTGGGGTACGACATTCTTAAAAATATCAACTTTCCAACGCCGGTGGCCAAAATCGTTCACCAGCACCACGAGCGTCTGAACGGCTCAGGCTACCCTTTGGGCCTTTCGGGAGAGGATATTTTGTTGGAAGCAAGAATATTAACCGTGGCCGATGTGGTCGAGGCCATGTCTTCCCACAGGCCCTACCGGCCGGGACTCGGCATAGACAAAGCATTGGCGGAAATCCAGAAGAATAAAGGCAAATTCTATGATCCGGATGTTGTGGATGCCTGCCTGACAGCCATGTCCCAAAACTTTAAATTTAACGGGTGA
- a CDS encoding response regulator, whose translation MSKKHAYPVLVVDDEKVIATIVQRLLEPKEIKTEYAANGEQALLKMRRSPIPYALVISDQKMPGMTGDALLEKAALILPDTPRFLMSGYSDLAAVIRAINNGAINRFIPKPLDSKAFIVAVIDAVTQFEADIEAKRLFEEAKAQNLKLFELYKELKQETRKFDKILDRLDTEIAGLTDKMEAFKDADSKNKNALDRIEQSLADKKLLTQNHFAQFAAQIRKEVHIQLQDVAIRSGLTMPGNHQ comes from the coding sequence GTGAGTAAAAAACATGCCTATCCGGTTCTGGTTGTGGATGATGAAAAAGTGATTGCCACGATCGTCCAAAGACTTTTAGAACCCAAAGAGATCAAGACCGAGTATGCGGCAAACGGCGAACAGGCGTTGCTGAAAATGCGCCGGTCACCAATCCCCTATGCCCTGGTGATCAGTGATCAGAAGATGCCGGGAATGACAGGGGACGCCCTGCTGGAAAAAGCGGCCTTGATCCTGCCGGACACCCCACGGTTTCTGATGTCGGGATATTCGGATCTGGCGGCCGTGATCCGGGCTATAAACAACGGCGCAATCAACCGGTTCATTCCAAAACCCCTGGATAGCAAGGCATTCATCGTGGCAGTTATAGATGCGGTGACACAATTTGAAGCCGATATCGAGGCAAAACGGCTGTTCGAAGAGGCCAAAGCCCAGAATCTCAAACTGTTTGAACTCTATAAGGAACTGAAACAGGAAACCCGGAAATTTGATAAAATCCTGGATAGGCTGGACACGGAAATTGCCGGGTTGACCGACAAAATGGAGGCGTTCAAGGACGCTGATTCAAAAAACAAAAATGCACTGGACCGCATTGAACAATCCCTGGCGGATAAAAAACTCCTGACCCAAAATCATTTTGCCCAATTTGCCGCCCAGATCAGGAAAGAGGTACATATCCAGTTACAGGACGTTGCGATTCGAAGCGGTTTGACAATGCCGGGGAACCACCAATGA
- a CDS encoding FapA family protein, with translation MTPINQDILESAILIVDDEHNILKALRRLMTRHGFTTVNTALNAEQGLTIIRNAEKPFSVILSDQHMPGINGYAFLNKVRALSPDSRRILMTGYHDFNVAMDAINQGGIHKYISKPWEDTDLLTMLTHEIEIFHGIHEKRRIQVIIKNQNAQLYQLARQKTQEKKRFKAQEAAKKEQLASIKNVLDQLKSAENTENVLPGIDHFFTDKQIQDQTILVRAFEILNQEIDTILAGIAEKHNIAFSSDRSQQETAADAGVMAGPDYDLIDQIIGIALQHATPRLTALHPSFGDGVDIESYTTVPDIWELARQEGLVEAKQISKLKEQTAPKDGVAPSQRTPEEILSASGTLSRLDVSRLVVKRRFIQARIQDKACAQKFIDQKQISAGALDICLSEQVMRFKNNGECIPLRDLLLEKGMIDRHIWETMFKEAAESGATDTPEQSPTQIDVSENELPIELIISNRGTKAWIKNKGPQLQDITVSQVKTMLEKRGVVTGIIADEKIATRLKNHLGGGEKWIVAETPMTPPEADGKIEYFFTTHDRSPGIFKEDGTIDFKDRGDIPFVKKGQLLAKKIIWEQRPATPNVLGEYIRLEPLEQVTLKGGTGTRFSEDGFALYATDEGEPSLDNRGIVSVYQELIIKKDVGFETGHIDFEGNVFVHGTIKDGFKVACANLTVNEINGGIISANGNLRVSKGITNAQVAAQGNITTQFVNKSKITALGDMTVSREIMESSISINGKFQNTQGRIIASTICAKMGLFVRLVGTEKSEPAILKPGRNDYLNEVKNKLIAQANKTKNLIQTLTEKKKDLEEKNLNTHEKVMVHSCTCETLKKKAEALQAQVPNITQGKKAQLKEEYKDTLFRLKTTEKTIRAMLNTQDDLVAQIEAYQERIQKALDDHAQIAAKKMEIDQLTADENGVPRVQISKYIQAGTRIIGPNSAIKVQHNIGACNILEVKKYVGNLPAEKEMEIRKF, from the coding sequence ATGACGCCCATAAACCAAGACATACTGGAATCGGCAATTCTGATTGTGGATGATGAGCACAATATTCTCAAAGCGTTGCGCAGGCTGATGACTCGCCATGGCTTTACCACCGTCAATACGGCGTTAAATGCGGAACAGGGATTAACCATCATCCGGAATGCCGAAAAACCATTTTCCGTAATCCTGTCGGATCAGCACATGCCGGGCATCAACGGGTACGCATTTCTGAATAAAGTCAGGGCGCTTTCCCCTGATTCAAGGCGTATACTGATGACCGGTTACCATGATTTCAATGTCGCCATGGATGCCATTAACCAGGGCGGCATTCACAAGTACATCAGCAAACCATGGGAAGATACTGATTTATTGACGATGCTGACCCATGAAATTGAAATCTTTCACGGCATCCATGAAAAAAGACGGATTCAAGTCATCATAAAAAACCAGAATGCCCAGCTGTACCAGCTGGCCCGGCAAAAGACACAAGAGAAAAAAAGATTTAAGGCCCAGGAAGCTGCGAAAAAGGAACAATTGGCCTCCATCAAAAACGTGCTCGACCAATTAAAAAGCGCCGAAAACACGGAAAATGTGCTGCCGGGGATAGACCATTTTTTTACCGACAAACAGATTCAGGATCAAACGATTCTTGTCCGGGCATTTGAAATCCTTAACCAGGAAATTGACACCATTCTTGCCGGCATTGCCGAAAAACACAACATCGCTTTTTCTTCAGACCGCAGTCAACAGGAAACGGCAGCGGATGCAGGCGTCATGGCAGGCCCTGATTATGATCTGATTGATCAAATCATAGGGATTGCACTCCAACATGCCACCCCCCGCCTGACAGCTCTCCATCCGTCGTTTGGTGACGGTGTTGACATTGAGTCTTACACAACGGTTCCCGACATCTGGGAACTGGCCCGGCAAGAGGGGCTGGTTGAGGCGAAACAAATTTCAAAACTGAAGGAACAAACTGCGCCCAAGGATGGCGTCGCCCCCTCCCAACGGACCCCTGAAGAGATCCTGTCCGCTTCGGGAACGCTCTCCCGGCTGGATGTAAGCCGCCTAGTGGTAAAAAGGCGCTTTATCCAGGCAAGGATTCAGGACAAAGCCTGCGCCCAAAAATTCATTGATCAAAAGCAGATTTCAGCCGGTGCATTGGACATCTGTCTGTCGGAACAGGTGATGCGGTTCAAGAATAATGGAGAATGTATTCCCCTGAGGGATCTGCTTTTAGAAAAAGGGATGATCGACCGTCACATCTGGGAAACAATGTTTAAAGAGGCGGCCGAATCCGGCGCCACTGACACCCCGGAACAATCACCAACCCAGATAGATGTGTCCGAAAACGAACTTCCCATTGAACTGATCATTTCCAACCGCGGCACCAAGGCATGGATCAAAAATAAGGGGCCCCAGCTCCAGGATATCACCGTAAGCCAGGTTAAAACCATGCTGGAAAAAAGAGGGGTGGTAACCGGTATCATAGCCGATGAAAAAATAGCAACGCGCCTGAAAAATCATCTGGGTGGCGGAGAAAAATGGATCGTGGCGGAGACACCGATGACCCCGCCCGAAGCAGATGGTAAAATTGAATATTTTTTCACCACCCATGACCGGAGTCCGGGGATCTTTAAAGAGGACGGAACCATCGATTTCAAAGACCGTGGAGACATCCCATTCGTGAAAAAAGGGCAGCTGCTTGCAAAAAAAATTATCTGGGAACAACGCCCTGCGACCCCCAATGTACTGGGCGAGTATATCCGGCTTGAACCGCTGGAACAGGTGACGTTAAAAGGGGGAACCGGAACAAGGTTCTCGGAAGACGGATTTGCATTGTACGCCACCGACGAAGGGGAACCCAGCCTGGATAACAGAGGCATTGTGTCGGTTTACCAGGAGCTTATCATAAAAAAGGATGTGGGGTTTGAAACCGGTCATATCGATTTTGAAGGCAATGTATTTGTTCACGGTACTATCAAGGACGGCTTCAAGGTCGCCTGTGCCAATCTGACCGTCAATGAAATCAACGGCGGAATAATCTCTGCCAACGGCAATCTGAGAGTCTCAAAAGGCATTACCAATGCACAGGTTGCGGCCCAGGGCAATATCACAACCCAATTTGTCAATAAATCAAAGATAACAGCGTTGGGGGATATGACCGTATCCAGGGAGATCATGGAATCCTCAATCTCCATCAATGGAAAATTTCAAAATACCCAGGGCAGAATCATCGCATCTACCATCTGTGCCAAAATGGGACTGTTTGTAAGGCTGGTGGGCACGGAAAAATCCGAGCCGGCCATACTCAAACCCGGCAGGAACGACTACCTAAATGAAGTCAAAAACAAACTGATTGCCCAAGCAAATAAGACAAAAAATCTGATTCAAACGCTGACCGAAAAAAAGAAAGATCTGGAAGAAAAAAATTTAAACACACACGAAAAGGTCATGGTCCATTCCTGCACCTGCGAAACGCTGAAAAAAAAGGCAGAAGCGCTTCAGGCACAGGTTCCGAACATAACACAAGGAAAAAAAGCGCAGTTAAAAGAGGAATACAAAGATACCCTGTTCCGGCTGAAAACCACCGAAAAAACCATTCGCGCCATGCTCAACACCCAGGATGACCTGGTGGCCCAAATAGAGGCCTATCAGGAACGTATCCAAAAGGCCCTGGATGACCACGCCCAAATCGCTGCCAAAAAAATGGAAATTGATCAGTTAACGGCGGATGAAAATGGGGTCCCCAGGGTTCAGATATCAAAGTATATTCAAGCCGGCACCCGGATCATCGGCCCCAACAGCGCCATAAAGGTTCAGCACAATATCGGTGCATGTAACATACTGGAAGTAAAAAAATATGTCGGCAATCTACCCGCAGAAAAAGAGATGGAGATCCGAAAATTTTAG
- a CDS encoding DUF3820 family protein, whose amino-acid sequence MGIVIEPDKQAFEALAKAQMPFGKYKGRPLVDLPEPYLVWFSRQGFPPGKLGEQLHTVYEIKRNGLEYLFKP is encoded by the coding sequence TTGGGAATCGTTATTGAACCCGACAAACAGGCCTTTGAAGCCCTTGCAAAGGCACAAATGCCGTTTGGTAAATACAAAGGCCGGCCACTGGTGGACCTGCCCGAACCCTATCTGGTGTGGTTCAGCAGACAGGGATTTCCCCCGGGGAAATTGGGCGAGCAGCTGCACACCGTGTATGAAATCAAGCGCAACGGCCTGGAGTACCTATTCAAGCCATGA
- a CDS encoding histidine phosphatase family protein, translating into MKTLHLIRHAKSSWKNETLADIDRPLAPRGIRACSVMAHEIAKTGCDFANVFTSPAQRAQETIERIAANLKDSSFTWTVAQSLYTFSARDLLAFCRNHLPETIDQAVIVGHNPAFHEFCNWMIQEPVIEKLPTCAYARLELDADAWTGIGPGRMRLTAFLTPKMFR; encoded by the coding sequence ATGAAAACACTTCACCTGATCCGTCATGCCAAATCCAGCTGGAAAAACGAAACCCTTGCGGATATTGACAGGCCTTTAGCCCCAAGGGGCATCCGGGCGTGCAGCGTCATGGCCCATGAAATTGCCAAAACAGGTTGTGATTTTGCAAATGTGTTCACAAGCCCTGCACAACGGGCCCAGGAGACCATTGAAAGGATTGCCGCCAATCTTAAGGACAGTTCCTTTACCTGGACCGTGGCACAAAGCCTGTACACCTTCAGCGCCCGGGACCTGTTGGCCTTTTGCCGAAACCACCTGCCCGAAACCATTGACCAGGCCGTTATTGTGGGGCATAACCCGGCCTTCCATGAATTTTGCAATTGGATGATCCAAGAACCCGTCATAGAAAAGCTGCCAACCTGTGCCTATGCCCGGCTTGAACTGGACGCGGATGCCTGGACAGGTATAGGCCCGGGCAGAATGCGGCTGACGGCATTTTTAACCCCCAAAATGTTCCGGTAA
- a CDS encoding RecQ family ATP-dependent DNA helicase → MEIAANNDSHSAQTSVRDPEPLPADLQRFLSDPLIIDFEATPDGDVFHIGAVFNGQVFNEENISNPAPALQRLSQFAQGATCVLGHNIINHDLALAHAHCPDAGILSLIPVDTLVLSPLAFPENPYHRLIKGYKLLSASKNNPVADAKLSMVLFEDQLAAFLLLKEAEPGLIAFFAWAFDLPSGTFEGTSLLFEKLADEKPDERGAQELFLHLCRDKGCRSAALEIWEEIRHTPHRKPELAYLVSWLRVAGGNSVLPGWVIHEFDGITDLVSRFRMACGDDGCTFCLRHNNPDRLLNRYFGFDNYRALPDGRMLQREIVSAALSGSHHLAILPTGGGKSICYQIPALHRYQRTGALTIVISPLKALMKDQVDNLNHATGTQAAAAINGSLTLPERGAVVEKVRLGDIGLLYISPEQLRNKSVVELIASRQVGCWIFDEAHCLSKWGHDFRPDYLHVADLISAGKKQTGQMPVIGAFTATAKQDVKTEIREHFNEKLGLDLDNFEGGVDRDNLHFYVYPVTAAEKYDVIARTLQDNLSQTKGSAIVYCASRKGTEALSRFLNERGIVCQAFHAGRSEPDKRNIQDEFIAGSIPVICATNAFGMGIDKKDIRLVIHADIPGSLENYLQEAGRAGRDQDLADCILLYEQDDIDSQFSLNAYSKLTLQDIKKILRVLKDRGKKHPEIVITPAEILRLAGYEHMGGEDNRARIAVAWLERRGFIRRDFNRTLFFKGVPLVNSLAEAEKKLKTLNLSRTVQSVYLTLLQTLFNEKKNALISADMMCEALSGIENLPEKYLDPRTIINELNNMANAGLIREGSVMTAFIRPKGKHNAGDLLDLFSRMEKAMADLMAELSPEAGGTQADLINLRLVAQRLKDKGFDTATTDICTTLLHIMAGDQGESGGKSLKIAGKKGAEQQRVFVNVPWQILKERMDLRHRCARVCIEAIIKNLEPEFKSAQKEILGQFFLSDIIQAMGRDIFLSGLKGNGTRLVEKSLLFLHDTKVITLQNGLGVFRQAFTLSMEEAALPRQYTRGDYEPLSQHYEQKNVQVHVMEKYAEFGMEKMMTALDFVRDYFQYAHDAFIRRYFPGQKKIITTAMTAKAYADVIQRLGNKVQEAIVAAPENRNLLVLAGPGSGKTRTIVHRCAWLIKARSIPPESILVLCFNHGTMIELRTRIKSLTGKRSARVTAMTFHGLAMRITGRTLLDRQDGQNQTRGINFDTVIDETVEILDGKRQIPGMDTDQARQYLLARYRYILVDEYQDIDSRQYQFISALTGRLAADDDAKIAIMAVGDDDQSIYGFRDANVKFIHQFKEDYKAREFFLTENYRCPHPVIEAANNLIAQNSRRMKTQIRCRINDKRTHLALSPDKTPEKDRVTMVCCKNVESQAVYAANCIKDLLDQKEATVQDIAVISRQGIEYPALVALRMALAKLKIPISYSLKSSPGFPLFKIREFQEALNFLNDHKHESMTPESLKEGVMCRFDHKSAWTAQVRGIIDDFCDLISSTRISVSQAKDFFLSALLEEKQARRTGTGVFTGTVHSIKGMEFKHVFILDHGWKHNDIEEERRLYYVGMTRAMQHLTLFAVQNSGNPHTAVLSRHPFVCCEQVPNGELPGFSKDLTISILGLEDLYISFPQRFAKDHPIHEHLAALKPGDRIFLEKDGAYIRLLDPDRQCIGSLSRKGIETWKHSLPGIIRAQVLGLVIRNADENDTPSKTETNIEQWYLPIVEILHRNCSS, encoded by the coding sequence ATGGAGATTGCCGCAAATAACGACAGTCATAGCGCCCAAACATCTGTCCGGGACCCAGAACCACTGCCCGCTGACCTGCAGCGTTTCTTGTCCGATCCGTTGATCATTGATTTTGAAGCCACGCCCGACGGTGACGTATTTCACATTGGCGCCGTCTTTAACGGACAGGTTTTCAATGAAGAGAACATTTCAAATCCGGCCCCGGCACTCCAGCGGCTTTCGCAGTTTGCCCAGGGGGCAACCTGTGTCCTGGGGCACAATATTATCAATCATGACCTGGCCCTGGCGCACGCCCATTGCCCGGACGCAGGCATCCTCTCTTTGATCCCCGTTGATACCCTGGTGCTCTCGCCCCTGGCCTTTCCGGAAAACCCCTACCACCGGCTTATCAAAGGCTATAAGCTGTTATCGGCATCAAAAAACAATCCGGTGGCCGATGCAAAACTCTCCATGGTGCTGTTTGAAGATCAACTGGCCGCCTTTCTTCTTTTAAAAGAGGCAGAACCCGGGCTCATTGCTTTTTTTGCCTGGGCCTTTGATCTGCCGTCGGGCACCTTTGAAGGGACCAGCCTGCTTTTCGAAAAGCTCGCCGACGAAAAACCCGATGAACGCGGGGCACAGGAGCTGTTTTTACATTTATGCCGGGACAAGGGGTGCCGTTCAGCAGCTTTAGAAATCTGGGAAGAGATCCGTCACACGCCCCACAGGAAACCGGAACTTGCCTACCTGGTCTCCTGGCTGCGGGTGGCCGGGGGCAACTCCGTGCTGCCCGGCTGGGTCATCCACGAATTTGACGGCATCACGGATCTGGTTTCAAGGTTCAGGATGGCTTGTGGAGATGACGGCTGTACCTTTTGCCTCCGGCACAACAATCCGGACCGGCTGTTAAACAGATATTTTGGTTTCGACAATTACCGGGCCCTGCCCGACGGCCGAATGCTACAGCGGGAGATCGTTTCGGCCGCCCTGTCCGGCAGCCACCACCTGGCCATCCTGCCCACGGGGGGCGGCAAATCCATCTGCTACCAGATTCCCGCACTCCACCGGTACCAGCGGACCGGGGCGCTCACCATCGTCATTTCGCCGCTCAAGGCCCTGATGAAGGATCAGGTGGACAACCTCAACCACGCCACCGGCACCCAGGCGGCCGCAGCCATCAACGGCAGCCTGACCCTGCCCGAGCGCGGGGCCGTGGTGGAAAAAGTCCGGTTGGGAGACATCGGGCTGTTGTACATCTCGCCGGAACAGCTGCGCAATAAAAGTGTGGTGGAACTGATCGCCTCCCGCCAGGTGGGCTGCTGGATCTTCGACGAAGCCCATTGTCTGTCAAAATGGGGGCATGACTTCCGGCCGGACTACCTGCACGTGGCAGACCTCATTTCAGCCGGGAAAAAACAAACCGGTCAAATGCCGGTGATCGGGGCCTTCACGGCCACGGCCAAACAAGATGTCAAAACGGAAATCCGCGAACATTTTAATGAAAAGCTCGGCCTTGACCTGGACAATTTTGAAGGGGGTGTGGACCGAGACAACCTTCACTTTTACGTCTATCCGGTCACTGCCGCTGAAAAATACGATGTCATTGCCCGTACCCTTCAAGATAATTTGTCCCAGACAAAGGGCAGTGCCATTGTCTATTGCGCATCCAGAAAAGGCACCGAAGCGTTAAGCCGATTCCTAAACGAACGCGGCATTGTCTGCCAGGCCTTTCACGCCGGACGATCCGAACCGGATAAGCGCAATATCCAGGATGAATTTATTGCAGGTTCCATCCCGGTGATCTGCGCCACCAACGCCTTTGGCATGGGCATCGACAAAAAGGATATCCGCCTGGTGATCCATGCCGATATTCCGGGCTCCCTTGAAAACTATCTCCAGGAAGCCGGCAGGGCCGGCCGGGACCAGGACCTTGCCGACTGCATCCTGCTGTATGAGCAGGATGACATTGACAGCCAGTTCTCCTTGAATGCCTATTCAAAACTGACCTTGCAGGACATCAAAAAAATCCTGAGGGTGTTAAAGGACCGGGGCAAAAAACATCCTGAAATCGTGATCACCCCGGCAGAGATCCTTCGCCTGGCAGGATACGAGCATATGGGCGGTGAAGATAACCGGGCCAGGATTGCCGTGGCCTGGCTGGAGCGCAGGGGATTTATCCGGCGGGATTTCAACCGCACCCTGTTTTTCAAAGGTGTGCCGCTGGTGAACAGCCTTGCAGAAGCAGAAAAAAAACTTAAAACGCTGAATCTCTCCCGGACCGTTCAGTCGGTATACCTGACATTGTTGCAGACCCTTTTCAATGAAAAGAAAAATGCCCTGATCTCGGCGGATATGATGTGCGAGGCGCTTAGCGGCATTGAAAACCTGCCGGAGAAATACCTGGACCCGCGCACCATCATCAATGAACTGAACAATATGGCCAATGCCGGGCTGATCCGGGAAGGATCGGTGATGACCGCCTTTATCCGGCCCAAGGGCAAACACAACGCAGGAGATCTGTTGGATCTGTTTTCCCGCATGGAAAAGGCCATGGCGGATTTGATGGCGGAACTCTCCCCGGAAGCCGGCGGAACCCAGGCTGACCTGATCAATCTGCGCCTGGTGGCCCAGCGCCTCAAGGACAAGGGGTTTGACACCGCCACCACGGATATCTGCACCACCTTGCTGCACATCATGGCCGGGGACCAGGGGGAGTCCGGGGGTAAAAGTCTGAAAATCGCCGGTAAAAAAGGGGCGGAACAGCAGCGGGTCTTTGTCAATGTGCCCTGGCAGATTTTAAAGGAACGCATGGACCTGCGCCACCGGTGTGCCCGGGTTTGCATTGAGGCCATCATCAAGAATCTCGAACCGGAATTTAAATCGGCCCAAAAAGAGATCCTGGGCCAGTTTTTCCTTTCGGACATCATCCAGGCCATGGGCCGGGATATTTTTCTGTCCGGGTTAAAGGGAAACGGCACAAGACTTGTGGAAAAAAGCCTGCTCTTTTTGCACGACACAAAGGTGATCACCCTTCAAAACGGCCTGGGGGTGTTCCGCCAGGCATTTACCTTGTCCATGGAAGAAGCCGCCCTGCCCCGCCAATACACCCGGGGGGATTACGAACCCTTGTCCCAGCACTATGAGCAGAAAAATGTCCAGGTGCACGTCATGGAAAAATATGCCGAATTCGGCATGGAAAAAATGATGACCGCCCTGGACTTTGTCCGGGACTATTTTCAATACGCCCACGATGCATTCATCCGCCGGTACTTTCCCGGGCAAAAGAAAATCATCACCACGGCCATGACGGCCAAGGCCTATGCAGACGTGATCCAGCGCCTTGGCAACAAGGTGCAGGAAGCCATTGTGGCAGCCCCGGAAAACAGGAACCTGCTGGTGCTGGCAGGCCCGGGGTCGGGAAAGACCCGAACCATTGTCCACCGGTGTGCCTGGCTGATCAAAGCCCGCTCGATTCCTCCCGAAAGTATTCTGGTCCTCTGTTTTAACCACGGCACCATGATCGAACTTCGAACGAGAATCAAATCCCTGACCGGAAAACGAAGTGCCCGGGTAACGGCCATGACCTTTCATGGTCTGGCCATGCGCATCACGGGCCGCACTCTCCTGGATCGGCAGGACGGACAAAACCAAACCCGGGGAATCAATTTCGATACAGTGATCGACGAAACCGTTGAGATCCTTGACGGCAAACGGCAGATCCCCGGCATGGACACGGACCAGGCCCGGCAGTACCTGCTGGCCCGGTACCGCTATATCCTGGTGGATGAATACCAGGACATCGACAGCCGCCAGTATCAATTTATCTCGGCACTCACCGGCCGCCTTGCAGCAGACGACGATGCCAAAATCGCCATCATGGCCGTGGGGGATGATGACCAGAGCATCTACGGATTCAGGGATGCCAACGTTAAATTCATCCACCAATTCAAGGAAGATTACAAGGCCCGGGAATTTTTTCTCACCGAAAACTATCGCTGCCCCCACCCGGTGATTGAAGCGGCCAACAACCTGATCGCCCAGAACAGCCGGCGGATGAAAACCCAAATAAGATGCCGGATCAATGACAAGCGGACACACCTGGCCCTGTCTCCGGACAAAACCCCGGAAAAAGATCGGGTGACAATGGTCTGCTGTAAAAATGTAGAAAGCCAGGCTGTTTATGCGGCCAACTGTATTAAAGATCTTTTGGACCAGAAAGAGGCCACCGTCCAGGATATTGCCGTGATCTCCCGCCAGGGTATTGAATATCCCGCCCTTGTGGCCCTTCGCATGGCCCTGGCAAAACTTAAAATCCCCATCAGTTACAGCCTTAAATCCAGCCCCGGATTTCCACTGTTCAAAATCCGGGAATTCCAGGAAGCCCTGAATTTTTTAAATGACCACAAACATGAAAGTATGACGCCTGAAAGCCTTAAAGAGGGGGTTATGTGTCGGTTTGACCACAAGTCCGCCTGGACAGCCCAGGTCCGGGGGATCATAGATGATTTTTGCGATTTGATCAGCAGCACCCGAATCTCGGTTTCCCAGGCAAAAGATTTTTTCCTCAGCGCCCTGCTCGAAGAAAAACAGGCCAGAAGGACGGGCACAGGCGTTTTCACCGGAACGGTCCACAGCATCAAGGGTATGGAGTTCAAGCATGTGTTCATCCTGGACCACGGCTGGAAACACAACGACATCGAAGAGGAGCGCCGGCTTTACTATGTCGGCATGACCCGGGCCATGCAACACCTGACGCTTTTCGCCGTTCAGAATTCCGGAAACCCGCACACCGCCGTTTTATCCCGCCACCCTTTTGTCTGCTGCGAACAAGTGCCCAACGGGGAACTCCCCGGTTTTTCAAAGGATCTGACCATCTCCATCCTCGGTTTGGAAGATCTGTACATCTCTTTTCCCCAACGGTTTGCCAAGGACCATCCCATTCATGAACATCTGGCCGCCCTTAAACCCGGAGACCGTATTTTTCTTGAAAAAGACGGCGCCTATATCCGTCTTCTCGATCCGGACCGCCAATGTATAGGCAGCCTGTCCCGGAAAGGCATTGAAACATGGAAACACAGCCTGCCCGGCATCATCAGAGCCCAGGTATTAGGCTTGGTGATCCGCAATGCCGATGAAAATGACACCCCGTCAAAAACTGAAACCAACATTGAACAATGGTACCTGCCCATTGTGGAGATCCTTCACAGGAATTGTTCGTCTTAA